The Acidobacteriota bacterium genome segment CTCGCATCGTCGAACGCCCTGGGCAGGTGCGTGGCGTTGTCTGACGCGATGTGGAAGGCGAGGTACTTCTTCCAGGCGTCGACGGGTTCCTTGCCGACGAGCGCCGCGCCGTCGCGCACGGAGGTGTCTCCGTACGCGACGATGGCCTCGGGCCTCGCGGGCAAGCCGAGTCCCGGCAGGAACGTCTCCCATGCGATGCCGGGCGCGTACTTGACGAAGTCGGCGAACGGCATCGGCTTGATCGCCTTGCTCACGTCGCGGAGGGCCGCCTGCGCCCAGTGCCCGCGCGCGATGCGCGTTTCGAGTGCGATCACCGTATCGGCCGACGTCGCCGGCGCCGGATCGCCCAGCAGTTCGAAGATGCGCGTGACGTACGTCTTGTACGCGGCGCGGTAACGCTCGAACGACGCGTCCTTGCCGAGGTAGTAGTCGCGATCGGGCATGCCCAGTCCGCCCTGGATGGCCCAGATCGCGTACTTCGTTGGATCGCGCGGGTCGGCGTCGATGCCCAGGCCGAACGGCGCGTTGAAGTCCGGGGTCGCCATCAGGGCGAGCACCCCTGCGGTGTCCGTCACGGCGGCTATGCGGTCCAGGTACGGCTGCAGCGGTGCGAGGCCGCGTGCCTCGATGCCGGCTTCGTCCATCCAGCTCGAGTACATGTCGGCGACCTTGGCGGCCGTCGTGCCGGCGGCGGGCTTGTCCGCGGCGAGACCTTCGACCACGGTCCTGACGTCGGCTTCCGACTTGTCGGCCAGCGCGTCGAACGCGCCGTAGCGCGCCTTGTCGGCCGGAATCTCGAACGTCGAGAGCCACTTGCCGTTGACGTAGCGGAAGAAGTCGTCGCCCGGCTTCACTGCCGGGTCCATGTGGCCGGTGTCGATACCGAACGCGCCGAGCGCTGCCGTCGCGGCCTCGGTGGGCGCGGCAGGTGTCGTGGACGAACTGCTGCCTGAGCAACCGCCAACGAGCACGGCCAGTGCCGATACTGCGAGAAGTCGGAGTGAACGCATGCTCACAGCATACGACCGGATCGACGGGTCAGTGCGCGAGCTGTGATGCGTGCAGCACCAGCGAAGGGAGGAGTCGCTCGAATCGGGGGGCGAACGGCTGCGCAGTTGGCGCGCGCCCGACGTAGAACGCTCATCGCGCGGACACACACCGACTTGGCGCAGCGCGTACCCCGCATGGACGCCATGGGGCGGCTCGTGGCGATGCAGACCGACGACCGGGATCTGACAGACGCCTGGATTCGCGACGCGCTGCTGTGGAGCGTGTCCGGCATGATCGACAACGTGAACACCGCCGTCTGAAGCGTGGTGGACTATCTCCTCGGCCACGATGCCCAACGGCGGGATGCGACCGACGCCGCACGCCGCGGTGACATCGCTCGCGGTGTCGGCCATCCTGATGCTGCCCGGCCTGCGCCGATCGCGCCGCGTCGCCGGTCGTCTCCGCACGGCCGGGGCCTTCCCGAAGACCTTCGTCGTCGACTTCGACCGCCACTGACCGAGCGGCGCGTCAGGGTGCGTGTCACCTTTTGACCGCGCGTCCCGCTACATGAGTAGGCCCATCCCAGGATGCTCATGCCCACACTCACGCGCGCACTGGTCCTCGGTTCGACACTCACCTTCGCGACCGCTCTGCCTCTGGCTGCAGACGACGGGCGCACAGTCCCTGGCCATCCGCGGCTCGGCAGGCAGGAATACGGCCGATTGCCGCTCCAGTTCGAGCCGTCGCCGGACGCGACACCGGCCGACCGGCGCTTCGTCGCGCGCGGAGCCGGCTACCTGGTGGCGCTCGCGCCCGACGGCGCGCGCCTCGACGTCACGCACGAGGGAGCCGTCGCCGCGTCGGTCCGCTTGCAGGTGGATGGCGGCCGGCTGTCGGCGCCGGTGCCCGAGGCGCGGACAGGCGTGACGCACTACTACGTGGGTGCGTCGTCGTCGGACTGGCGCACGAACGTTCCGACGTACGGGCGTGTTCGCTATCGGGCTGTCTACCCCGGCATCGATCTCGTGTACTACGGCAACCAGAGACGCCTCGAATACGACTTCGAGATCGCGCCAGGCGCCGACTGGCGTGCAGTGGGCGTGACGTTCGCCGGTGCGGATCGCGTGCGCGTGGACGGCACGACGGGCGAGCTCGTGCTCGACGTCGGCGGGCGCGAAGTCCGCCAGCCGAAGCCTTTCAGCTACCAGGGCTCTCGCAACGCACCGGACGTCGTCGAGTCGCGCTACGTCGTCCAAGGGCGCGTGGTGCGGTTCGACGTGGGAGCCTACGACGCCACGCGTCCGCTCGTGATCGATCCGGTGATCGTCTACTCGACGTTCCTCGGTGGTACCGGCGACGACACGGCGTACGGCGTGGCCGTCGACGCGACGGGGGCGGCGTACATCGTGGGAGAGACAGGTTCGGCGAACTTCCCGCAGTCGTCGACACACACTGGCGCGGCTGCCGGCGGCACCGACGTCTTCGTCGCGAAGCTGACACCGGCCGGCGATGGGCTCGCCTACACGACGTTCCTCGGAGGCTCGAGCAGCGAGCAGGGGAGGGCGATCGTGCTCGACGCGGACCGCAATGCGTACATCACCGGCCATGCCGGCCCCGGCTTCCCGACAACGACGGGCGTGGTACAGCCGGCGCATGCCACGGGCGCGGGGAGGGACGCGTTCGTCGCCAAGCTTTCACCAACGGGGACACTGGTCTATTCCACGTATCTCGGCGGGGAAGACGGCGCGGCCGAGCAGGCCAATGACATCGCCGTGCGGCCCGATGGCAGCGTCGTTGTCGTGGGCGCCACGCGGTCGCGCAACTTCCCGATGAGCAATGCGCTCTATCCGACCAACAACGGGTACTACTCGGACACGGCGCTCGCGTTCGTGAGCCGCCTCAATCCGGCGGGCACGCAGCTCGTGTTCTCGACGTATCTGGGCGTCCGGTCCGGGAGTTCGGCCCGTGGGGTCGCTCTCGACGGCACGGGGGCGATCGTGGTTGCCGGGTACGCGGGCGGCATTCCGACGGGCACGGAGGTCGTGATGGACTTCCCCGTGAAGGATCCGCTCAGGCCCGGGTACTACGGCGGTCCGTTCGTCACAAAGCTCGCCGCCGACGGTTCCGCACTCGTCTTCTCGACCGTCATCGGCGATGCCACCGGCGGCTTCGGCGGATCGGCGGAGGACGTGGCTGTCGACGCCGACGGTGCCATCTACATCACCGGCGCGACAAGTGGCGGAACGGTCGGCGGCACACCGCTGTCGTCCATCCCGACGGTGAGCGCGTTCCAGAGCGACCCCTTGGGCAGGCTCGACGCGTTCGTCATGAAGATCGATGCGAAGGGCGAGAAGCTGGTCTACTCCACGTACCTGGGGGGCGGCGGCAGCACGTTCGACAGCGGCAACGAGGTCGGCCGTGCGATCGCCGTGGATGGCACGGGTCGCGCGTACGTCATCGGCTATTCCAGCTCGGAGGACTACCCGCTGGTACACCCGCTGCAGCTCGGCACCCAGGCCGGTCCCTGGGACGCGTTCGTCACGCGGCTCGACACGTCGGGGTGTGCGATCGGCTACTCGACGCTGTTCGGCGGTGGCAACACCGACGATGCGTTCGGCCTGGCGGTGGATGCGGCGGAGAACGTGTACGTGGTCGGCGACACGGCGTCGGGAGATTTCCCGCTGGTCTCGCCCTTCCAGGCGGCGCACCGCGGTGGTGCCGCCAGGAACTTCGGTGGACGCGAGAGCGACGCGTTCATCATGAAGCTCGCGCCTGTCTCGACCCAGCAGCCGTTCTCGCGCTGCGACGTCGAGGGGGGCACGCAGGTCAAACCCCTGCCCCCGACCGGCGTGACAGGCAATCCGCCCGTCTACAGGTTCTTCGACCAGAGTGCGCTCTGGTTCGATCCGCCGATCGCCACCGGCTACAAGTACACGATGACGGGGTCGGCCTTGTTCACGGCGGTCCTCGACTTTCCGACCGATATCGACGCCGACAATCGCTTCACGATCTCGGTCGAGGGCGTGGTACTCGGCGAGTTCGGTCCGAGCCAGCCGGTGCGCTTCAGCCACTACGCGTCGCAACTCGGCGTCCTGCTGGTGAACGGTGTCGGCGTGAAGAACTTCAACGTCTCCGGCATCGCGCCGGCACTCGAAACAGAGGACCCGCTTGCGTTCCCGATCCAGCTCGAGTTCGATGTGGCGCGCGCCGGCTTCACGATGGAGGCGACGACGGACCCGGTGCCCGTCACGCCGTCGGTGCTCACCTTCGCACGTGCGTCACAGCGCGTCATCCGCCGTGCCGGCCAGACAGTGCTCACCGTGACGCGTGGAGGCGACACCACGTCGGCCGTGGCGGTGAACTATGCCACCGCCGCTGGTACGGCGACGGCGGGCAGCGACTTCACGGCGAGCAGTGGCACCGTCAGCTTCGCGGCGGGTCAGACGTCCACCACCATCAGCGTGCCCGTTGGCGCAGGCAGCGGGAACGCGTCACTCGAAGCGTTCACCGTGACGCTGTCGTCTCCGACGGGCGGCAGCACGCTCGGCGCCATCCCGACGGCCACCGTCGAACTGCTCGCCGACAACCTGCTTCACACGCAGTACTTCGCGGAAGGCGCCACCGGATCCTTCTTCGACACGCGGATCGCGCTCCTCAATCCGACAGGAGTTCCGGCCGAAGTGCTGTTCTCGTTCCAGCGTGCCGACGCCGTGGTGATCAGGTCGACGATGACGCTGGCGGCCGGTGCGCGCGCGACGGTGCGGCCGGCGACTATCGCGGGCCTCGAGACAGCGGAGTTTTCGACGCGCATCGACTCGGAGCAGCCCATCGTGGCTGACCGCACCATGTTCTGGGACAAGAACGGGTACGGATCGCATGCGGAAACGGCGGTGCCCGCTCCGGCCGCGACGTGGTACTTCGCCGAGGGCGCGACGTTCGGCGCGTTCGACCTGTTCTACCTGCTGCACAACCCCGGCGACACCGCGTCGACGGTGGAGGTCACCTACCTTCTGCCGGCCCCTGCCGCCCCTGTCGTGAAGACGTACACGGTGGACCCGGGGACGCGGTTCACGATCTGGGCGGACACGGAGGATCCACGCCTTGCGGCGGCCGACATGGGCGCGACGATGCGCGTGATTGCGGGCAGCCCGATCATCGCCGAGCGATCGATGTATCGGAGTACCAGCGGGATGCCGTTCGCCGCGGGTCACAACAGCGCGGGCGTGACGGCACCGGCGACCTCGTGGTTCCTCGCCGAAGGCGCCACCGGACCGTACTTCGATCTCTTCATCCTGCTGGCCAACTCTGGCATGACGGACGCCAACGTCGACGTGCGGTATCTGCTGCCGGACGGCAGCGTGATCCAGCGCAGTCACGTGGTGGCCGCGCAGAGTCGCAGCAACATCTGGGTCGACAAGGAGGATCCGCGCCTGGCGGACGCGGCTGTCTCTACCATCATCGAATCCACCAACGCGGTGCCCATCGTCGTGGATCGCGCGATGTGGTGGCCGGGCGCGGGGTCCACGTGGTTCGAGGCGCACGCAAGCGCCGGCGCGACGGACGTCGGGACGGCGTGGGCGTTGGCGGAGGGCGAGGTTGGTGGTGCCGCCAACGTGGCGACGTACATCCTGCTGGCCAACACGTCGGCCTTCGATGGTTCGGTCCGCGTGACGCTGCGCTTCGAAGACGGTTCGAGCGCGACAAAGGCGTTCCCCGTGACAGCAACGAGCCGCTTCAACGTGGACGTGAAGCACGAGTTCCCCACGAGCGTGGGCAAGCGCTTCGGCGCGATCATCGAGAGTCTTGGATCCACGCCGGCACAACTCGTTGTCGAACGCGCCCTGTACAGCGACGCCGGCGGCGTGAAGTGGGCCGCCGGAAGCAATTCGCTGGGAACGCGTCTGATGATTCCGCAGTAAACGGCTACGCCGTCCGAGGCGCACGGGCACCGATGCGTGCCACCGCGTTCGCGTAGGTGGCCGCATCGTCGTGTCCCGTCAGCTTGCAGCCCAGATCGCGCAGCAGGCCGTCGTGGATGTCGTAGATCCAGCCATGGATCGCGAGGGGCTGACCGCGCTCCCACGCGGTGCGCACGACGGTGGTCTGGCCCACGTTACGCACCTGCTCGATCACGTTCAGTTCGGTGAGGCGGTCGACGCGGTCCTGCGGCGACAGGTCGTCGCCGAACAGCGCGCCGTGCCGCTCCCGCACGTCCTGCACGTGGCGGAGCCAGTTGTCGATGAGGCCCAGCGAGAGATCGTCATGGGCAGCCTTCACACCGCCGCAGCCGTAGTGCCCCACCACGAGCACGTCGCGGATCTCCAGCGCCTCGACGGCGTATTGCAGCACCGACAGGCAGTTCAGGTCCGTGTGGACCACCACATTGGCGACGTTGCGGTGGACGAACAGGTCGCCAGGCGCGAGCCCGACGATCTGGTTGGCGGGTACCCGGCTGTCGGAACACCCGATCCACAGGTAGTGCGGCCGCTGCTGCGCCGCGAGGGTCTCGAAGAACTGCGGATCGTCCGCGACGATGTCGGCCTGCCACTTCCGGTTGTTCGCAAACAGTTGCGCGATGTGCATACGCGCACCGTATCGTGGAAATGCGGAATCGCGAGTGATGAAATGGTGATCGAACCGGCCCCGCCCGTAGTCGGTAGAAATAATCACATATTGGAATCATTCAAAATTGTGATAGAATCTGCCGCGTGATGCGGATCGCACCTGCGGAGCGCCTCAGGGCGCGGGGCATTCAGGTCACGGCACAGCGATTGGCCGTCCTGGAAGCCGTGGCGGCGCGTCCGCACGCGACGGCCGAGGGCGTGGCCGAGATCGTGCGCGAGCGGATCGGGACGATCTCGCTGCAGTCCGTGTACGACGCGCTGGGGCTGCTCGTCGCCGAAGGCTTGTTGCGTCGACTGCAGCCGTCAGGATCGCCGGCGCTCTTCGAGGACCGTGTCGGCGACAACCATCACCACATGATCTGCCGCATCTGCGGCCGCGTGGTCGACATCGACTGCGTCGTCGGCGCGGCGCCCTGCCTGTCCGCTGTCAATCACAACGGCTACGAGATCGACGAGGCCGAGATCTCGTTCTGGGGACGGTGCCCCGACTGCGTGGCGCAGTCGCGCGTGCCGTCGCCATCGCCCGCCTCGGCTCCGGGACGAACCCGCCGCCGGACCACTCGCGTCACCCCACACCAGTAACCCCAGTACCAGTAGAGGACACGTGAACATGGAGAGCACCCAGCAGTGCCCCTTCTCGGCCAGGACTCACAGCGGGACCACCAATCGTGACTGGTGGCCGAACCAGCTCGATCTGAAGGTCCTGCACCAGAATTCGCCGTCGCGCGATCCGATGGGCGCCGGATTCGACTACGCCGCCGAGTTCAGGACGCTCGATTTCGCGGCATTGAAGCAGGACATCGCCGCGCTGATGACGCAGTCGCAGGATTGGTGGCCCGCCGATTTCGGGCACTACGGCCCGCTGTTCATCCGGATGGCGTGGCACGCGGCAGGCACCTATCGAACCTTCGATGGGCGCGGTGGCGCGGGCTCCGGCGAGCAGCGGTTCGCCCCGCTCAACAGCTGGCCCGACAACGTCAATCTCGACAAGGCGCGGCGCCTGCTGTGGCCGATCAAGAAGAAGTACGGCCGCAAGATCTCGTGGGCGGACCTGATGGTGCTCACCGGCAACGTGGCCCTCGAGACCATGGGCTTCAAGACGTTCGGCTTCGGCGGCGGCAGGCCAGACGTGTGGGAGCCGACAGACGTCAACTGGGGCACCGAGAGCACGTGGCTCGGTGCCGACAAGCGCTACTCGGGCGATCGTGAGCTGGCCAGCCCGCTGGCCGCGACGATGATGGGCCTCATCTACGTGAACCCGGAGGGGCCAGACGGCAATCCGGACCCCGTGGCGGCGGCGCGCGACATCCGCGAGACGTTCGCCCGCATGGCGATGAACGACGAAGAGACGGTGGCGCTCATCGCCGGGGGGCACACGTTCGGCAAGACGCACGGTGCCGGTCCCGCCACGCACGTCGGCCCGGCTCCAGAAGCCGCGCCGCTCGAAGCGCTCGGGCTCGGGTGGGCGAGTACGTACGGATCGGGCAAGGCCGGCGACACGATCGGGAGCGGCCTCGAAGTGACGTGGACGTCGGCGCCCACCCGGTGGACCAACAACTTCCTCTGGAACCTGTTCGGCTACGAGTGGGAGCTCACCAAGAGCCCGGCGGGTGCCCACCAGTGGAAGCCGAAGCACGGAATGGGTGCCAACACGGTCCCCGATGCGCACGACCCGACGAAGAAGCATGCACCGACGATGCTGACGACGGACCTGTCGCTGCGCTTCGATCCGGCGTACGAGAAGATCTCGCGCCGCTTCCTCGAGAACCCTGACGAGTTCGCGACGGCGTTCGCCAAGGCGTGGTTCAAGCTCACGCACCGCGACATGGGGCCCGTCTCGCGCTATCTCGGCCCGGAAGTCCCGAGTGATCTGCAGCTCTGGCAGGATCCCGTGCCGCCCTCATCGTCTGCGCCACTCGACGAGGCCGACATCGCCGGACTCAAGGCGGCGCTGCTGACGTCTGGCCTGTCCACGACGCAACTGGTGAATACGGCGTGGGCGTCCGCCTCGTCGTTCCGCGGGACCGACAAGCGTGGCGGCGCCAACGGCGCGCGCCTCCGCCTCGCGCCGCAGAAGGACTGGGAGGTCAACCAGCCCGCCGAACTCGCGAAGGTGCTGCCGGTGTTCGAGCAGGCGCAACAGGCGTTCAACACGGCCAACGCTGTGTCAGGCAAGCAGGTGTCGCTCGCCGATCTGATCGTGCTCGGTGGCGATGCCGCCGTCGAGCAGGCGGCCAGGGCGGCGGGCGTCGACGTACAGGTACCGTTCACGCAGGGCCGTACCGACGCCACGCAGGACCAGACAGACGTCGAGTCGTTCGGCGTGCTCGAGCCAGTGGCCGACGGGTTCCGCAACGTCACGACGAACATGCTCGCAGTGCCGGCCGAGGTCGCACTCGTCGAACGTGCGCGGATGCTCACGCTCACGGCACCGCAGATGACGGTACTCGTCGGTGGTCTCAGAACGATCACGGCGCAGGGGACGGGTTTCACGAGCCGCCCCGGCGCGCTGACCAACGACTTCTTCGTCACGCTGCTTGGCATGGACACGAAGTGGGCGCCCACATCGCCTGCTGCCGAGACGTTCGAAGGGACGCGTTCGTCAGGCGACTCGGCGGGATGGACGGCCACGCGCGTCGACCTGCTCTTCGCGTCGAACTCGGAGCTGCGCGCGCTGGCGGAGGCCTACGCCAGCGACGATGCGGGCGAACTGTTCGTCCGCGACTTCGTGGCGGCGTGGACGAAGGTGATGAACCTCGACCGCTTCGACGTGGCCTGATGCACTCCGTGTGGACGGCTGTCGGCTCGCGGGCCGGCAGCCGTCCACTCACAACCAGCCGTACTTCCTGAACTTCACGTACAGCACGGCGTCGATGGCCAGCATCGTCGCCAGCGTGAGCGGATACCCCCAGACCCAGTGCAGTTCCGGCATGTGCGTGAAGTTCATGCCGTAGATGCCCGCCAGCAGCGTCGGCACGGTGATGAGCGCGCCGTACGCCGCGAGCTTCTTGGTCACCTGACTGTCGGCGATCCCGATGAGCGCGAGCGTCACGGTGATACCCGTCTGCAGCATTTCGCGCTGTGAATCGATCGCCGCGTTGATCCGCATGAGGTGATCGAAGACGTCGCGGAAGTATTCCTGCGCGCCGAGGCAGACAGACGGCACGCGTCCGCCCGTGAGCCGCGCGGTCGCTTCCATCAGCGACGCCACGGCGTGCTTGAGCACCATGAGCCGGTACTTGAGGTCGTAGAACGCCTCGATGTTCTTCGCACTCGGCACGCCGCGGAAGATCTCGCCTTCGAGCCGTTCGAGTTCGGCTTCGAGGCGATCCAGGACGGGGAAGTACCTGTCGACGACGGCGTCCATGATCGCATAGAGCACGAACCCCGATCCGCGCGCGAGGTTCTCGGGATCCATCTCGGCGCGCGTCCTGACGTCGCGGAAGCCGAGCGGCGACTTGCGTCGCACCGACAGCACGTAGTTGCGGCCCACGAACACGTCCACTTCGCCGACGATGAAGTCGCCGTCGGGATTGGCGGGATCGAGGTCGATGGTCTGCAGCACCACGAACATGCTGGCGCCGTACTCTTCGACCTTGGGCCGCTGCTGTCCCTTGCGCGCGTCCTCGACGGCCAGTTCGTGGAGTCCGAACTCCTCGGCCATGTGCGCCAGTTCGGCATCGTCGGGATCGAGCAGGGCCACCCACACGAAGCAGTCGGGACGGACGACGTACTCGGAGATCGCCTCGCTGCCGATGTCGGCGAGCCTCGTGCCGTTCTGGTAGACAACGCAGTTGACGAGCATGGTGCCGGCACATGATGCGGCCGCGCACGGGTCGCGGGCAACCGGCCTCCGGGCCAGGTGCCCGGTGTCCGGTGCCGACCCGGGACGTCGCCGCGAGACGACATCCGGCGGCCAGCGTTCAGAGGTGCCCCGGTTTCGCGCGAGCCGACAGGCGTTCGACGAGCGCGAAGAGGGTGTCGGGCAGATTCAACTCGTCGAACGTCAACCGACGCCGGCCTGCGTCGGTATCGATGTCGAGCTCATAGCAGAGCGTGTCGCGAGCGGCAACTGCGTCAGCGGCAGACGGCGCCAGTCGAGGGGCGCTGACCGCACGGGTGAGCGCCGCCCGTTCGTCAGCCGTCAGTTCCGCGGCCGGCAGTTCACTCGTGCGGATGAGGCCGGCAAAGCCCCCCGATTGTCGCAGGCAGACCCTGGTGATGCGCACGCGTCAGAATCCCACGGTCTTCCAGGCCTTCGCCACCGCATTCTCCGCGGCGCTGCCGACGCCGTACATCGTCGCGGCCTTCTCGAGCGTCGTGCTGACCATGTCCGCGAACTGGCTCGTCTGCGTGAGCGCCAGCATCGACTGATACCAGATCGCGCCGGCCTTCTCCCACGCGTGTCCGCCGAGCGTGGTCGCGACGAGGAAGAACGCGTGATTGGGGATGCCCGAGTTGATGTGGACGCCGCCGCCGTCGGCGCTGCCCGTGTACTTGCCGGAGAGATGCTTGGGCTGCGGATCGGTGCCCAGATACACGTCGTTCTCGTACGCCTTCGCGGCCGTGAACGTGCGCAACGACCGCGCGGATGTGGCCGGTCCCATGATCTCCGCGCCAACCAGCCAGTCGGCCTTCGCCGCTGTCTGCTTCTTCTTCCATTGCTTCACGAGCACGCCGAAGACGTCGGCGAAGTGCTCGTTGAGCGCGCCCGGCTCGTTGCGGTACTCGAGGTTGCACGTGTGGGTCACGACGCCGTGGGTCAGCTCGTGCCCGACGACGTCGAGCGAGCGCGTGAAGCGCGTGAAGACGATGCCGTCTCCGTCGCCGTACGCCATCTGCTCGCCGTTCCAGAAGGCGTTGTTGTAGTTGCGGCTGATATGGACGCTCGAAATGAGGGACATGCCGCGGTCGTCGAGCGAGTTGCGCCCGAAGAGTCGCTTGTAGAAATCGTAGGTCGAGCCGGAGTGGTCGTACGCCTCGTTGACAGC includes the following:
- a CDS encoding SBBP repeat-containing protein, whose translation is MLMPTLTRALVLGSTLTFATALPLAADDGRTVPGHPRLGRQEYGRLPLQFEPSPDATPADRRFVARGAGYLVALAPDGARLDVTHEGAVAASVRLQVDGGRLSAPVPEARTGVTHYYVGASSSDWRTNVPTYGRVRYRAVYPGIDLVYYGNQRRLEYDFEIAPGADWRAVGVTFAGADRVRVDGTTGELVLDVGGREVRQPKPFSYQGSRNAPDVVESRYVVQGRVVRFDVGAYDATRPLVIDPVIVYSTFLGGTGDDTAYGVAVDATGAAYIVGETGSANFPQSSTHTGAAAGGTDVFVAKLTPAGDGLAYTTFLGGSSSEQGRAIVLDADRNAYITGHAGPGFPTTTGVVQPAHATGAGRDAFVAKLSPTGTLVYSTYLGGEDGAAEQANDIAVRPDGSVVVVGATRSRNFPMSNALYPTNNGYYSDTALAFVSRLNPAGTQLVFSTYLGVRSGSSARGVALDGTGAIVVAGYAGGIPTGTEVVMDFPVKDPLRPGYYGGPFVTKLAADGSALVFSTVIGDATGGFGGSAEDVAVDADGAIYITGATSGGTVGGTPLSSIPTVSAFQSDPLGRLDAFVMKIDAKGEKLVYSTYLGGGGSTFDSGNEVGRAIAVDGTGRAYVIGYSSSEDYPLVHPLQLGTQAGPWDAFVTRLDTSGCAIGYSTLFGGGNTDDAFGLAVDAAENVYVVGDTASGDFPLVSPFQAAHRGGAARNFGGRESDAFIMKLAPVSTQQPFSRCDVEGGTQVKPLPPTGVTGNPPVYRFFDQSALWFDPPIATGYKYTMTGSALFTAVLDFPTDIDADNRFTISVEGVVLGEFGPSQPVRFSHYASQLGVLLVNGVGVKNFNVSGIAPALETEDPLAFPIQLEFDVARAGFTMEATTDPVPVTPSVLTFARASQRVIRRAGQTVLTVTRGGDTTSAVAVNYATAAGTATAGSDFTASSGTVSFAAGQTSTTISVPVGAGSGNASLEAFTVTLSSPTGGSTLGAIPTATVELLADNLLHTQYFAEGATGSFFDTRIALLNPTGVPAEVLFSFQRADAVVIRSTMTLAAGARATVRPATIAGLETAEFSTRIDSEQPIVADRTMFWDKNGYGSHAETAVPAPAATWYFAEGATFGAFDLFYLLHNPGDTASTVEVTYLLPAPAAPVVKTYTVDPGTRFTIWADTEDPRLAAADMGATMRVIAGSPIIAERSMYRSTSGMPFAAGHNSAGVTAPATSWFLAEGATGPYFDLFILLANSGMTDANVDVRYLLPDGSVIQRSHVVAAQSRSNIWVDKEDPRLADAAVSTIIESTNAVPIVVDRAMWWPGAGSTWFEAHASAGATDVGTAWALAEGEVGGAANVATYILLANTSAFDGSVRVTLRFEDGSSATKAFPVTATSRFNVDVKHEFPTSVGKRFGAIIESLGSTPAQLVVERALYSDAGGVKWAAGSNSLGTRLMIPQ
- the can gene encoding carbonate dehydratase gives rise to the protein MHIAQLFANNRKWQADIVADDPQFFETLAAQQRPHYLWIGCSDSRVPANQIVGLAPGDLFVHRNVANVVVHTDLNCLSVLQYAVEALEIRDVLVVGHYGCGGVKAAHDDLSLGLIDNWLRHVQDVRERHGALFGDDLSPQDRVDRLTELNVIEQVRNVGQTTVVRTAWERGQPLAIHGWIYDIHDGLLRDLGCKLTGHDDAATYANAVARIGARAPRTA
- a CDS encoding transcriptional repressor yields the protein MRIAPAERLRARGIQVTAQRLAVLEAVAARPHATAEGVAEIVRERIGTISLQSVYDALGLLVAEGLLRRLQPSGSPALFEDRVGDNHHHMICRICGRVVDIDCVVGAAPCLSAVNHNGYEIDEAEISFWGRCPDCVAQSRVPSPSPASAPGRTRRRTTRVTPHQ
- the katG gene encoding catalase/peroxidase HPI, which gives rise to MESTQQCPFSARTHSGTTNRDWWPNQLDLKVLHQNSPSRDPMGAGFDYAAEFRTLDFAALKQDIAALMTQSQDWWPADFGHYGPLFIRMAWHAAGTYRTFDGRGGAGSGEQRFAPLNSWPDNVNLDKARRLLWPIKKKYGRKISWADLMVLTGNVALETMGFKTFGFGGGRPDVWEPTDVNWGTESTWLGADKRYSGDRELASPLAATMMGLIYVNPEGPDGNPDPVAAARDIRETFARMAMNDEETVALIAGGHTFGKTHGAGPATHVGPAPEAAPLEALGLGWASTYGSGKAGDTIGSGLEVTWTSAPTRWTNNFLWNLFGYEWELTKSPAGAHQWKPKHGMGANTVPDAHDPTKKHAPTMLTTDLSLRFDPAYEKISRRFLENPDEFATAFAKAWFKLTHRDMGPVSRYLGPEVPSDLQLWQDPVPPSSSAPLDEADIAGLKAALLTSGLSTTQLVNTAWASASSFRGTDKRGGANGARLRLAPQKDWEVNQPAELAKVLPVFEQAQQAFNTANAVSGKQVSLADLIVLGGDAAVEQAARAAGVDVQVPFTQGRTDATQDQTDVESFGVLEPVADGFRNVTTNMLAVPAEVALVERARMLTLTAPQMTVLVGGLRTITAQGTGFTSRPGALTNDFFVTLLGMDTKWAPTSPAAETFEGTRSSGDSAGWTATRVDLLFASNSELRALAEAYASDDAGELFVRDFVAAWTKVMNLDRFDVA
- the corA gene encoding magnesium/cobalt transporter CorA, producing MLVNCVVYQNGTRLADIGSEAISEYVVRPDCFVWVALLDPDDAELAHMAEEFGLHELAVEDARKGQQRPKVEEYGASMFVVLQTIDLDPANPDGDFIVGEVDVFVGRNYVLSVRRKSPLGFRDVRTRAEMDPENLARGSGFVLYAIMDAVVDRYFPVLDRLEAELERLEGEIFRGVPSAKNIEAFYDLKYRLMVLKHAVASLMEATARLTGGRVPSVCLGAQEYFRDVFDHLMRINAAIDSQREMLQTGITVTLALIGIADSQVTKKLAAYGALITVPTLLAGIYGMNFTHMPELHWVWGYPLTLATMLAIDAVLYVKFRKYGWL
- a CDS encoding M4 family metallopeptidase gives rise to the protein MRCHHDPIHCILPPYVLDRLAESDDVNVRKHAISAIARSATLRATRTTLAQMPMMAAIPAADRKKERLVYDMKHQGATFLPGTLVRRERDPRSTDPAVNEAYDHSGSTYDFYKRLFGRNSLDDRGMSLISSVHISRNYNNAFWNGEQMAYGDGDGIVFTRFTRSLDVVGHELTHGVVTHTCNLEYRNEPGALNEHFADVFGVLVKQWKKKQTAAKADWLVGAEIMGPATSARSLRTFTAAKAYENDVYLGTDPQPKHLSGKYTGSADGGGVHINSGIPNHAFFLVATTLGGHAWEKAGAIWYQSMLALTQTSQFADMVSTTLEKAATMYGVGSAAENAVAKAWKTVGF